One segment of Anopheles stephensi strain Indian chromosome 3, UCI_ANSTEP_V1.0, whole genome shotgun sequence DNA contains the following:
- the LOC118514687 gene encoding CD109 antigen-like isoform X6, whose product MRRTTVPGQDVQVRVLWTSSTPLLVCLVLSAVFVTGSQANGHYSIVGAKLLRPNSEYHVAVTNQDVSEPIRFSLAITDASNVIEKQEITLNTGETRLVPFVIGDIPESSYKLVAEGLSGLTFKNETDLEYQQKSFSVFVQTDKSIYKPGDTVRFRVLVLDPNTKPLPKADSINVHINDAKANRIKQWKEGKLVKGVFESELTLSTAPVLGAWTINVEVLGTKHNKVFEVDEYVLPKFEVTVESPGITTFKDGKVKAIIRSKYTYGKPVKGEATVSASPEFQFHYVQPFAKDVITRKVVPIDGKGSVEFDLREELRLEGDYTRNIVIEAVVEEELTGRKQNASAKVMIYDRRYKMELIKSDDNFKPGLPYTAWLKVTYQDGAPVQDQTNPVEVKQSTYESTQFLRNYTLDQNGMAKLEINTDVNSTYINVVGVYLGQEFYLSGISKADSDVDSYIRARVLTEMPLVGSDVVVEVSATAPMKFFTYQLLGRGDVLLSNTVAVPESKTHKFKFPATFAMVPRAKLVVFYIAPNGDMVSDSKVITFDSELQNFMKVSLSKDQTKPGQDVEISISTNPDSYVGLLGVDQSVLLLKSGNDITKEQVFSELEKYEERSYGYYRRKKRFAWNPHIEHQDFNTVGAFVLSNANDPPHNPPVYYQISGRPVPAGAIITSARPLILTSAAVPVLAVPSEPIAVRRTFPESWIWESDEGFSGEKTLQKKVPDTITSWIITGFSVNPVYGLGLTQQPRKLKVFLPFFVSTNLPYSVKRGEVVAIPIVVFNYMEDDQTAEVVLHNDEQEFEFADVENEVVESSKVELFRQKRLDIASNTGKSVSFMVKPKKLGHITIKVTAKTKIAGDAVERQLLVEPEGLPQFINKAAFIDLRAVPEATKTFEVEIPKNAVPDSTRIEVAVIGDVMGSTIQNLDSLIRMPYGCGEQNMLNFVPNIVVLDYLKATNKLTANIEAKAKKFMEAGYQRELSYKHQDGSFSAFGESDKSGSTWLTAFVARSFKQAANHITIDEKVIDKSLEWLSDHQAPNGSFPEVGVVSHKDMQGGSGSGVALTAYTLIAFLENINLVDKYKNTINKAIDYVYRNTESLDDTYALALAAYALQLADHSSKQLILSKLDAKATTDSDSKWWHKPIPEVEQKNPWYSRPNSVNVEMSAYGLLAFLEAGLDTDALPIMKWLIGQRNDKGGFQSTQDTVVGLQALAKLAAKITSPNNDVAIVAKINENQEKRMSVNAENGMILQKFELPSAARNIEIKATGSGFAVVQLSYKYNMNVTGEWPRFVLDPQVNANTNPDHLHLSVCASFVPSAGQNVSNMAVMEVGFPSGFTADSDTLPSLENMPFIKKVETKDGDTTVVLYFDSLDQRELCPTISAFRTHKVAKQKPAPVVIYDYYDNSRIARQFYEGPKASLCDICENEDCSEACSIKSQKQRSSDSPSREPTVDNGPTLSSSSPTVRISFFTFLFATVLVTIFH is encoded by the exons ATGCGACGTACGACGGTGCCTGGGCAGGACGTCCAGGTCAGGGTCCTGTGGACATCCTCGACGCCGCTGCTAGTGTGTCTGGTGCTTAGTGCAGTGTTCGTAACCGGTTCGCAGGCCAATGG CCACTATTCGATCGTCGGAGCAAAGCTGCTGCGGCCCAACTCGGAGTATCATGTGGCGGTAACGAATCAGGATGTGAGCGAACCGATCCGCTTCAGCCTCGCCATTACGGACGCTAGCAACGTGATCGAAAAGCAGGAGATAACGCTTAACACCGGTGAAACGAGGCTGGTACCGTTTGTG ATTGGTGATATCCCGGAGTCGTCCTACAAACTGGTGGCCGAAGGGTTATCAGGCCTAACCTTCAAGAACGAGACCGACCTGGAGTATCAGCAGAAGAGCTTCTCGGTGTTTGTGCAAACGGACAAATCCATCTACAAGCCGGGCGATACGGTGCGGTTCCGTGTGTTGGTACTGGACCCAAACACCAAACCGCTCCCGAAAGCGGACAGCATCAACGTGCACATTAACGATGCAAAGGCGAACCGGATCAAGCAGTGGAAGGAAGGGAAGCTGGTGAAGGGTGTGTTCGAATCGGAACTGACCCTATCGACCGCACCGGTACTGGGCGCTTGGACCATCAACGTGGAGGTGCTGGGAACG AAACACAACAAAGTGTTCGAGGTGGATGAGTACGTGCTGCCGAAATTTGAAGTTACGGTCGAATCGCCCGGCATAACGACGTTCAAGGATGGTAAGGTGAAGGCAATCATCCGCTCGAAGTACACGTACGGTAAACCGGTAAAGGGCGAGGCAACCGTTTCGGCTAGCCCCGAGTTCCAGTTCCACTACGTACAACCGTTCGCTAAGGATGTAATCACCCGCAAGGTGGTACCGATCGATGGCAAGGGTTCGGTAGAGTTCGATCTACGCGAGGAACTCCGGCTGGAGGGCGATTACACGCGTAACATCGTTATTGAAGCCGTCGTGGAGGAGGAACTGACCGGGCGGAAGCAAAATGCATCGGCCAAGGTGATGATCTACGATCGGCGGTACAAGATGGAGTTGATAAAGTCGGACGACAACTTCAAACCGGGCCTACCGTACACCGCCTGGCTGAAGGTGACGTATCAGGACGGTGCACCGGTACAGGATCAAACCAATCCGGTCGAGGTGAAGCAATCCACGTACGAGAGTACGCAGTTCCTGCGGAACTACACGCTGGATCAGAACGGTATGGCGAAGCTGGAGATCAACACCGACGTGAACAGCACGTACATCAACGTGGTCGGTGTGTATCTGGGCCAGGAGTTCTATCTGAGCGGTATTTCGAAGGCCGATTCCGATGTGGACTCGTACATTCGGGCGCGAGTACTGACGGAGATGCCACTGGTCGGGAGCGATGTTGTGGTGGAAGTTTCTGCCACTGCGCCGATGAAGTTCTTCACCTACCAGCTGCTGGGCCGTGGAGATGTGCTGCTCAGTAATACGGTGGCAGTTCCGGAGAGTAAGACTCACAAGTTCAAGTTCCCGGCTACGTTCGCGATGGTACCGAGGGCCAAGCTGGTTGTGTTCTATATCGCTCCCAATGGGGATATGGTGAGCGACAGTAAGGTGATCACGTTCGATAGTGAGCTGCAGAACTTT ATGAAGGTAAGCCTTTCCAAGGACCAGACAAagccgggccaggacgtggaAATTAGCATCAGCACCAATCCCGACTCGTACGTCGGATTGCTGGGTGTCGATCAGAGTGTACTGTTGCTGAAGAGTGGCAACGACATCACGAAGGAGCAGGTGTTTAGTGAGCTGGAGAAGTACGAGGAGCGTTCCTACGGATACTATCGCAGGAAGAAGCGTTTCGCGTGGAACCCGCACATCGAGCATCAAGATTTCAAT ACTGTCGGTGCATTCGTGCTATCCAACGCCAATGATCCTCCTC ACAATCCACCAGTGTACTACCAAATAAGCGGTAGACCAGTGCCGGCAGGCGCTATAATAACCTCCGCCAGACCTTTAATCCTAACGTCGGCGGCAGTACCAGTTTTGGCGGTCCCAAGCGAACCGATCGCTGTTAGACGCACCTTTCCCGAGTCATGGATCTGGGAAAGTGATGAAGG CTTCAGCGGAGAGAAGACGCTCCAGAAGAAGGTGCCCGATACGATCACGTCGTGGATCATTACCGGCTTTTCGGTGAACCCGGTGTACGGGCTGGGTCTTACGCAGCAACCACGCAAGCTGAAGGTGTTCCTGCCCTTCTTCGTGTCCACCAACCTGCCGTACTCGGTGAAGCGTGGTGAGGTGGTAGCCATCCCGATCGTGGTGTTTAACTACATGGAGGATGATCAGACGGCGGAAGTTGTGCTGCACAACGACGAGCAGGAGTTTGAGTTTGCCGATGTCGAGAATGAAGTCGTCGAGTCGTCCA AGGTGGAACTGTTCCGTCAGAAGCGGCTGGACATTGCCTCGAACACGGGCAAATCGGTTTCGTTCATGGTGAAGCCCAAGAAGCTGGGACACATCACGATCAAGGTGACGGCTAAAACGAAGATTGCCGGTGATGCCGTCGAGCGGCAGTTACTGGTAGAACCGGAAGGACTGCCTCAATTCATCAACAAAGCGGCTTTTATTGATTTGCGCGCCGTTCCGGAGGCTACGAAGACGTTCGAGGTAGAAATCCCGAAGAACGCTGTCCCCGACTCGACCCGCATCGAGGTGGCAGTGATTGGTGATGTGATGGGATCGACTATTCAGAACCTTGACTCGCTTATCCGAATGCCGTACGGGTGTGGTGAGCAGAACATGCTTAACTTTGTGCCAAACATTGTCGTGTTGGATTACCTGAAGGCTACCAACAAGCTGACCGCAAACATTGAGGCTAAGGCGAAGAAGTTCATGGAGGCGGGCTATCAGCGTGAGCTGAGCTACAAGCATCAGGATGGATCGTTCAGCGCATTCGGTGAGAGCGATAAGAGCGGTAGCACTTGGTTGACAGCTTTCGTGGCACGCTCGTTCAAGCAGGCGGCCAACCATATTACGATCGATGAGAAGGTGATTGACAAATCGCTCGAGTGGCTGAGCGATCATCAGGCCCCGAACGGTAGCTTCCCGGAGGTGGGCGTTGTGTCGCACAAGGATATGCAGGGAGGGTCCGGTTCGGGCGTGGCACTGACGGCCTACACGCTTATCGCGTTCCTGGAGAACATTAATCTGGTGGACAAGTACAAGAACACGATCAACAAGGCGATCGACTATGTGTACCGCAACACGGAATCGCTGGACGATACGTACGCGCTGGCGTTGGCAGCGTACGCGCTGCAGCTGGCCGACCACTCGTCGAAGCAGTTGATTCTGAGCAAGCTGGACGCGAAGGCGACCACCGACAGTGATTCGAAGTGGTGGCACAAACCGATCCCGGAGGTAGAACAGAAGAACCCATGGTACAGTAGGCCCAACTCGGTGAACGTGGAGATGTCTGCGTACGGGCTGCTGGCGTTCCTGGAGGCCGGTCTCGACACGGATGCGCTGCCGATTATGAAGTGGCTGATTGGGCAGCGTAACGATAAGGGCGGATTCCAGTCCACGCAGGACACGGTGGTGGGTTTGCAGGCGCTGGCAAAGCTGGCAGCAAAGATCACCTCGCCCAACAATGACGTGGCGATCGTGGCGAAGATTAACGAGAACCAGGAAAAGCGTATGTCGGTGAACGCTGAGAATGGGATGATCTTGCAGAAGTTTGAGCTACCGTCGGCGGCACGCAACATCGAGATTAAGGCAACGGGCAGCGGGTTCGCCGTTGTTCAGCTGTCGTACAAGTACAACATGAACGTGACGGGCGAATGGCCCCGGTTTGTGCTCGATCCGCAGGTGAATGCCAACACCAACCCGGACCATCTGCATCTGTCGGTGTGCGCCAGCTTCGTGCCGTCCGCCGGTCAGAACGTTTCCAATATGGCCGTCATGGAGGTGGGCTTCCCGAGCGGTTTTACGGCCGATTCGGATACGCTACCGTCGCTGGAAAATATGCCATTCATTAAG AAAGTGGAAACTAAGGATGGCGACACAACGGTTGTGCTGTACTTCGACAGCTTGGATCAGCGCGAGCTCTGCCCAACGATCTCCGCCTTCCGCACGCACAAGGTCGCCAAACAGAAGCCTGCACCGGTTGTGATCTACGATTACTACGATAACT CTCGCATCGCGCGTCAATTCTACGAAGGACCGAAGGCTTCCCTGTGTGACATCTGCGAGAATGAAGACTGCAGCGAGGCGTGCAGCATCAAGTCGCAGAAGCAGCGATCATCGGACAGTCCCAGCCGTGAGCCTACCGTCGACAATGGTCCGACGCTAAGCAGCAGTAGTCCTACTGTGCGCATCAGTTTCTTCACGTTCCTGTTCGCCACGGTGCTGGTGACCATCTTTCATTAG
- the LOC118514687 gene encoding CD109 antigen-like isoform X10, protein MRRTTVPGQDVQVRVLWTSSTPLLVCLVLSAVFVTGSQANGHYSIVGAKLLRPNSEYHVAVTNQDVSEPIRFSLAITDASNVIEKQEITLNTGETRLVPFVIGDIPESSYKLVAEGLSGLTFKNETDLEYQQKSFSVFVQTDKSIYKPGDTVRFRVLVLDPNTKPLPKADSINVHINDAKANRIKQWKEGKLVKGVFESELTLSTAPVLGAWTINVEVLGTKHNKVFEVDEYVLPKFEVTVESPGITTFKDGKVKAIIRSKYTYGKPVKGEATVSASPEFQFHYVQPFAKDVITRKVVPIDGKGSVEFDLREELRLEGDYTRNIVIEAVVEEELTGRKQNASAKVMIYDRRYKMELIKSDDNFKPGLPYTAWLKVTYQDGAPVQDQTNPVEVKQSTYESTQFLRNYTLDQNGMAKLEINTDVNSTYINVVGVYLGQEFYLSGISKADSDVDSYIRARVLTEMPLVGSDVVVEVSATAPMKFFTYQLLGRGDVLLSNTVAVPESKTHKFKFPATFAMVPRAKLVVFYIAPNGDMVSDSKVITFDSELQNFMKVSLSKDQTKPGQDVEISISTNPDSYVGLLGVDQSVLLLKSGNDITKEQVFSELEKYEERSYGYYRRKKRFAWNPHIEHQDFNTVGAFVLSNANDPPQIAFPEAVAFASPSLGTSSALPIADGPTVRKDFPESWIWYSAAEEGFSGEKTLQKKVPDTITSWIITGFSVNPVYGLGLTQQPRKLKVFLPFFVSTNLPYSVKRGEVVAIPIVVFNYMEDDQTAEVVLHNDEQEFEFADVENEVVESSKVELFRQKRLDIASNTGKSVSFMVKPKKLGHITIKVTAKTKIAGDAVERQLLVEPEGLPQFINKAAFIDLRAVPEATKTFEVEIPKNAVPDSTRIEVAVIGDVMGSTIQNLDSLIRMPYGCGEQNMLNFVPNIVVLDYLKATNKLTANIEAKAKKFMEAGYQRELSYKHQDGSFSAFGESDKSGSTWLTAFVARSFKQAANHITIDEKVIDKSLEWLSDHQAPNGSFPEVGVVSHKDMQGGSGSGVALTAYTLIAFLENINLVDKYKNTINKAIDYVYRNTESLDDTYALALAAYALQLADHSSKQLILSKLDAKATTDSDSKWWHKPIPEVEQKNPWYSRPNSVNVEMSAYGLLAFLEAGLDTDALPIMKWLIGQRNDKGGFQSTQDTVVGLQALAKLAAKITSPNNDVAIVAKINENQEKRMSVNAENGMILQKFELPSAARNIEIKATGSGFAVVQLSYKYNMNVTGEWPRFVLDPQVNANTNPDHLHLSVCASFVPSAGQNVSNMAVMEVGFPSGFTADSDTLPSLENMPFIKKVETKDGDTTVVLYFDSLDQRELCPTISAFRTHKVAKQKPAPVVIYDYYDNSRIARQFYEGPKASLCDICENEDCSEACSIKSQKQRSSDSPSREPTVDNGPTLSSSSPTVRISFFTFLFATVLVTIFH, encoded by the exons ATGCGACGTACGACGGTGCCTGGGCAGGACGTCCAGGTCAGGGTCCTGTGGACATCCTCGACGCCGCTGCTAGTGTGTCTGGTGCTTAGTGCAGTGTTCGTAACCGGTTCGCAGGCCAATGG CCACTATTCGATCGTCGGAGCAAAGCTGCTGCGGCCCAACTCGGAGTATCATGTGGCGGTAACGAATCAGGATGTGAGCGAACCGATCCGCTTCAGCCTCGCCATTACGGACGCTAGCAACGTGATCGAAAAGCAGGAGATAACGCTTAACACCGGTGAAACGAGGCTGGTACCGTTTGTG ATTGGTGATATCCCGGAGTCGTCCTACAAACTGGTGGCCGAAGGGTTATCAGGCCTAACCTTCAAGAACGAGACCGACCTGGAGTATCAGCAGAAGAGCTTCTCGGTGTTTGTGCAAACGGACAAATCCATCTACAAGCCGGGCGATACGGTGCGGTTCCGTGTGTTGGTACTGGACCCAAACACCAAACCGCTCCCGAAAGCGGACAGCATCAACGTGCACATTAACGATGCAAAGGCGAACCGGATCAAGCAGTGGAAGGAAGGGAAGCTGGTGAAGGGTGTGTTCGAATCGGAACTGACCCTATCGACCGCACCGGTACTGGGCGCTTGGACCATCAACGTGGAGGTGCTGGGAACG AAACACAACAAAGTGTTCGAGGTGGATGAGTACGTGCTGCCGAAATTTGAAGTTACGGTCGAATCGCCCGGCATAACGACGTTCAAGGATGGTAAGGTGAAGGCAATCATCCGCTCGAAGTACACGTACGGTAAACCGGTAAAGGGCGAGGCAACCGTTTCGGCTAGCCCCGAGTTCCAGTTCCACTACGTACAACCGTTCGCTAAGGATGTAATCACCCGCAAGGTGGTACCGATCGATGGCAAGGGTTCGGTAGAGTTCGATCTACGCGAGGAACTCCGGCTGGAGGGCGATTACACGCGTAACATCGTTATTGAAGCCGTCGTGGAGGAGGAACTGACCGGGCGGAAGCAAAATGCATCGGCCAAGGTGATGATCTACGATCGGCGGTACAAGATGGAGTTGATAAAGTCGGACGACAACTTCAAACCGGGCCTACCGTACACCGCCTGGCTGAAGGTGACGTATCAGGACGGTGCACCGGTACAGGATCAAACCAATCCGGTCGAGGTGAAGCAATCCACGTACGAGAGTACGCAGTTCCTGCGGAACTACACGCTGGATCAGAACGGTATGGCGAAGCTGGAGATCAACACCGACGTGAACAGCACGTACATCAACGTGGTCGGTGTGTATCTGGGCCAGGAGTTCTATCTGAGCGGTATTTCGAAGGCCGATTCCGATGTGGACTCGTACATTCGGGCGCGAGTACTGACGGAGATGCCACTGGTCGGGAGCGATGTTGTGGTGGAAGTTTCTGCCACTGCGCCGATGAAGTTCTTCACCTACCAGCTGCTGGGCCGTGGAGATGTGCTGCTCAGTAATACGGTGGCAGTTCCGGAGAGTAAGACTCACAAGTTCAAGTTCCCGGCTACGTTCGCGATGGTACCGAGGGCCAAGCTGGTTGTGTTCTATATCGCTCCCAATGGGGATATGGTGAGCGACAGTAAGGTGATCACGTTCGATAGTGAGCTGCAGAACTTT ATGAAGGTAAGCCTTTCCAAGGACCAGACAAagccgggccaggacgtggaAATTAGCATCAGCACCAATCCCGACTCGTACGTCGGATTGCTGGGTGTCGATCAGAGTGTACTGTTGCTGAAGAGTGGCAACGACATCACGAAGGAGCAGGTGTTTAGTGAGCTGGAGAAGTACGAGGAGCGTTCCTACGGATACTATCGCAGGAAGAAGCGTTTCGCGTGGAACCCGCACATCGAGCATCAAGATTTCAAT ACTGTCGGTGCATTCGTGCTATCCAACGCCAATGATCCTCCTC AGATTGCGTTTCCGGAAGCGGTTGCGTTTGCCTCTCCTTCCCTGGGCACCAGCTCGGCCCTTCCCATAGCTGATGGTCCCACCGTAAGGAAAGATTTTCCGGAATCGTGGATTTGGTATAGCGCGGCCGAGGAAGG CTTCAGCGGAGAGAAGACGCTCCAGAAGAAGGTGCCCGATACGATCACGTCGTGGATCATTACCGGCTTTTCGGTGAACCCGGTGTACGGGCTGGGTCTTACGCAGCAACCACGCAAGCTGAAGGTGTTCCTGCCCTTCTTCGTGTCCACCAACCTGCCGTACTCGGTGAAGCGTGGTGAGGTGGTAGCCATCCCGATCGTGGTGTTTAACTACATGGAGGATGATCAGACGGCGGAAGTTGTGCTGCACAACGACGAGCAGGAGTTTGAGTTTGCCGATGTCGAGAATGAAGTCGTCGAGTCGTCCA AGGTGGAACTGTTCCGTCAGAAGCGGCTGGACATTGCCTCGAACACGGGCAAATCGGTTTCGTTCATGGTGAAGCCCAAGAAGCTGGGACACATCACGATCAAGGTGACGGCTAAAACGAAGATTGCCGGTGATGCCGTCGAGCGGCAGTTACTGGTAGAACCGGAAGGACTGCCTCAATTCATCAACAAAGCGGCTTTTATTGATTTGCGCGCCGTTCCGGAGGCTACGAAGACGTTCGAGGTAGAAATCCCGAAGAACGCTGTCCCCGACTCGACCCGCATCGAGGTGGCAGTGATTGGTGATGTGATGGGATCGACTATTCAGAACCTTGACTCGCTTATCCGAATGCCGTACGGGTGTGGTGAGCAGAACATGCTTAACTTTGTGCCAAACATTGTCGTGTTGGATTACCTGAAGGCTACCAACAAGCTGACCGCAAACATTGAGGCTAAGGCGAAGAAGTTCATGGAGGCGGGCTATCAGCGTGAGCTGAGCTACAAGCATCAGGATGGATCGTTCAGCGCATTCGGTGAGAGCGATAAGAGCGGTAGCACTTGGTTGACAGCTTTCGTGGCACGCTCGTTCAAGCAGGCGGCCAACCATATTACGATCGATGAGAAGGTGATTGACAAATCGCTCGAGTGGCTGAGCGATCATCAGGCCCCGAACGGTAGCTTCCCGGAGGTGGGCGTTGTGTCGCACAAGGATATGCAGGGAGGGTCCGGTTCGGGCGTGGCACTGACGGCCTACACGCTTATCGCGTTCCTGGAGAACATTAATCTGGTGGACAAGTACAAGAACACGATCAACAAGGCGATCGACTATGTGTACCGCAACACGGAATCGCTGGACGATACGTACGCGCTGGCGTTGGCAGCGTACGCGCTGCAGCTGGCCGACCACTCGTCGAAGCAGTTGATTCTGAGCAAGCTGGACGCGAAGGCGACCACCGACAGTGATTCGAAGTGGTGGCACAAACCGATCCCGGAGGTAGAACAGAAGAACCCATGGTACAGTAGGCCCAACTCGGTGAACGTGGAGATGTCTGCGTACGGGCTGCTGGCGTTCCTGGAGGCCGGTCTCGACACGGATGCGCTGCCGATTATGAAGTGGCTGATTGGGCAGCGTAACGATAAGGGCGGATTCCAGTCCACGCAGGACACGGTGGTGGGTTTGCAGGCGCTGGCAAAGCTGGCAGCAAAGATCACCTCGCCCAACAATGACGTGGCGATCGTGGCGAAGATTAACGAGAACCAGGAAAAGCGTATGTCGGTGAACGCTGAGAATGGGATGATCTTGCAGAAGTTTGAGCTACCGTCGGCGGCACGCAACATCGAGATTAAGGCAACGGGCAGCGGGTTCGCCGTTGTTCAGCTGTCGTACAAGTACAACATGAACGTGACGGGCGAATGGCCCCGGTTTGTGCTCGATCCGCAGGTGAATGCCAACACCAACCCGGACCATCTGCATCTGTCGGTGTGCGCCAGCTTCGTGCCGTCCGCCGGTCAGAACGTTTCCAATATGGCCGTCATGGAGGTGGGCTTCCCGAGCGGTTTTACGGCCGATTCGGATACGCTACCGTCGCTGGAAAATATGCCATTCATTAAG AAAGTGGAAACTAAGGATGGCGACACAACGGTTGTGCTGTACTTCGACAGCTTGGATCAGCGCGAGCTCTGCCCAACGATCTCCGCCTTCCGCACGCACAAGGTCGCCAAACAGAAGCCTGCACCGGTTGTGATCTACGATTACTACGATAACT CTCGCATCGCGCGTCAATTCTACGAAGGACCGAAGGCTTCCCTGTGTGACATCTGCGAGAATGAAGACTGCAGCGAGGCGTGCAGCATCAAGTCGCAGAAGCAGCGATCATCGGACAGTCCCAGCCGTGAGCCTACCGTCGACAATGGTCCGACGCTAAGCAGCAGTAGTCCTACTGTGCGCATCAGTTTCTTCACGTTCCTGTTCGCCACGGTGCTGGTGACCATCTTTCATTAG